The Mesorhizobium sp. B2-8-5 genome segment TCACCGTGCCCGAGATGATCTTGCCGCTGTCGATGTTGCGGATCTTGATCTGGTCGCCGGCAGCACCTGGCTGCAGCGTGACGCCGGCGGCCGAAATGGTGAGCGCGCCGGCGGTGAAATAGACCTGTACGGAAGCGCCCTGCTCGACCAGCCAGGCGTCGCGGATGGCGCTGATCGGGATGTAGCGGCCGGGCAGCAGCGTGCGCTTGGCAACCTTGCCCTGGAGTTCCTCGGAGCGCGTCGCCATGCCGTCCGGCTTGTGCTTGCCGGGGATGAGCGTCACCTGCTTGAGCGAGGCGGGCTCGATGGTCTCGCCGGGATAGATGACTCTGTTGGGGATCAGCACGGCCTCGCCGACCGCCTGGCCAG includes the following:
- the flgA gene encoding flagellar basal body P-ring formation chaperone FlgA → MMAGPISSALRRVALATALVAAGTPAFAQDATGQSANQIAAGQAVGEAVLIPNRVIYPGETIEPASLKQVTLIPGKHKPDGMATRSEELQGKVAKRTLLPGRYIPISAIRDAWLVEQGASVQVYFTAGALTISAAGVTLQPGAAGDQIKIRNIDSGKIISGTVMADGTVKVGAS